A part of Clostridium novyi genomic DNA contains:
- the clpB gene encoding ATP-dependent chaperone ClpB, translating into MNVDKMTIRVQQSLNDAYSEAVKYNHQQVDVVHLFSALVNQEDGLIPNIFEKMGVNINSLKNDLHLELDSMPKVLGEGAKSSGIVATRRINEVLVKSDEIAKDFKDSYISVEHVMIAIMDIDKKGLVGRILNKYNVTKDKFLKVLSDVRGNQRVDTQDPEGTYDALAKYGTNLVELAKKHKLDPVIGRDEEIRRTIRILSRRTKNNPVLIGEPGVGKTAIVEGLAERIVRGDVPEGLKEKIIFSLDMGALIAGAKYRGEFEERLKAVLKEVQSSEGKIILFIDEIHTIVGAGKTDGAMDAGNLIKPLLARGELHCIGATTFDEYRQYIEKDKALERRFQTVIVNEPTVEDTISILRGLKERFEIHHGVRIHDSAIVAAAKLSHRYIQDRYMPDKAIDLIDEAGAMIRSEIDSLPTELDVIRRKQLMLETEKEALTKENDDESKKRLEILEKELAELKEKNNEMTAKYEKEKAHILEVRDLKTKLDEARGALERAERDYDLNRVAELKYGTIPELEQKVQEKEKDMEKNYEGALLKEEVTESEISEIVSKWTGIPVTRLVEGERQKLLRLEDELKKRVIGQEEATVAVSNAVIRARAGLKDERRPIGSFIFLGPTGVGKTELAKTLARNLFDSEDNIIRIDMSEYMEKHAVSRLIGPPPGYIGYEEGGQLTEAVRRNPYSVILFDEIEKANDDVFNIFLQILDDGRLTDNKGKTVDFKNTIIIMTSNLGSSYLLENKNEDSIEENIREEVMNALKLRFKPEFLNRIDDIILFKPLTSSGIKKIIDIFLEGVKNRLKERNISIKVTDLAKDILAREGYDPIYGARPLKRYISNILETEIAKKIILGEIYSGCNVIVDAEDNKLKIFAE; encoded by the coding sequence TATAAGAGTACAACAAAGTTTAAATGATGCCTATAGTGAGGCTGTAAAATATAATCATCAACAAGTTGATGTAGTTCACTTATTTTCAGCACTTGTAAATCAAGAAGATGGTCTAATTCCTAATATATTTGAAAAAATGGGTGTTAATATAAACTCCCTTAAAAATGATTTGCATTTAGAATTAGATTCTATGCCAAAAGTTTTGGGAGAAGGAGCAAAATCATCAGGAATAGTAGCTACTAGAAGAATCAATGAAGTTCTAGTTAAATCAGATGAAATCGCTAAAGATTTTAAAGATTCATATATAAGTGTAGAACATGTCATGATTGCTATAATGGATATAGATAAAAAAGGATTAGTAGGAAGAATCTTAAATAAATATAATGTTACTAAAGATAAATTTTTGAAAGTTTTATCAGATGTTAGGGGAAATCAAAGAGTAGATACTCAAGATCCAGAAGGAACTTATGATGCTCTTGCAAAATATGGAACTAACCTTGTAGAACTTGCTAAAAAGCATAAACTAGATCCTGTAATAGGTAGAGATGAAGAAATAAGAAGAACTATAAGAATTCTTTCTAGAAGAACTAAAAATAATCCTGTTTTAATTGGTGAACCTGGAGTTGGTAAAACAGCTATAGTTGAAGGACTTGCTGAAAGAATTGTAAGAGGAGATGTACCAGAAGGACTAAAAGAGAAAATAATATTTTCACTAGATATGGGAGCTTTAATTGCTGGTGCTAAGTATAGAGGAGAGTTTGAAGAAAGATTAAAAGCTGTACTAAAAGAGGTTCAAAGTTCAGAGGGAAAAATAATTTTATTTATAGATGAGATTCATACTATAGTTGGAGCAGGTAAAACGGATGGAGCTATGGATGCAGGAAATTTAATAAAGCCATTACTTGCAAGAGGAGAACTTCATTGTATTGGTGCTACTACTTTTGATGAATATAGACAATATATTGAAAAAGATAAAGCGTTGGAAAGAAGATTTCAAACTGTTATTGTAAATGAACCAACTGTAGAGGATACTATTTCAATACTTAGAGGTTTAAAAGAAAGGTTTGAAATTCATCATGGAGTAAGAATACATGATTCTGCAATAGTTGCAGCAGCTAAATTATCTCATAGATATATACAAGATAGATATATGCCAGATAAGGCTATTGATTTAATTGATGAAGCTGGTGCTATGATAAGAAGTGAAATCGATTCTCTTCCAACAGAACTTGATGTGATAAGAAGAAAACAATTGATGCTTGAAACTGAAAAAGAGGCATTAACAAAGGAAAATGATGACGAATCAAAGAAAAGACTTGAAATTTTAGAAAAAGAACTTGCAGAACTTAAAGAAAAAAACAATGAAATGACTGCAAAATATGAGAAGGAAAAAGCACATATTTTAGAAGTAAGAGATTTAAAAACAAAGCTTGATGAGGCTAGAGGGGCTTTAGAAAGAGCAGAAAGAGATTATGATTTGAATAGAGTTGCAGAATTAAAATATGGTACAATTCCTGAATTAGAACAAAAAGTTCAAGAGAAAGAAAAAGATATGGAGAAAAACTATGAAGGAGCTTTATTAAAAGAAGAAGTTACTGAAAGTGAAATATCAGAAATTGTATCTAAATGGACTGGAATTCCTGTAACTAGATTAGTAGAGGGAGAGAGACAAAAACTTTTAAGATTAGAAGATGAATTAAAAAAGAGAGTAATAGGGCAAGAAGAAGCAACAGTTGCTGTCTCAAATGCAGTAATAAGAGCAAGAGCTGGACTAAAGGATGAAAGAAGGCCTATAGGTTCATTTATATTTTTAGGACCAACTGGAGTAGGAAAAACAGAACTTGCAAAAACTTTAGCAAGAAATTTATTTGATAGTGAAGATAATATAATTAGAATAGATATGTCAGAGTATATGGAAAAACATGCAGTTTCAAGATTAATAGGACCACCTCCAGGATATATAGGATATGAAGAAGGAGGTCAATTAACTGAAGCTGTAAGAAGAAATCCTTATTCAGTAATATTATTTGATGAAATAGAAAAAGCAAATGATGATGTATTTAACATATTTCTTCAAATATTAGATGATGGAAGACTTACAGATAATAAAGGAAAAACAGTAGATTTTAAAAATACTATAATAATAATGACATCTAACCTTGGAAGTAGTTATTTATTAGAAAATAAAAATGAAGATTCTATAGAGGAAAACATAAGAGAAGAAGTAATGAATGCTTTAAAATTAAGATTTAAGCCAGAATTTCTTAATAGAATAGATGATATTATATTATTTAAACCACTAACAAGTTCAGGAATTAAGAAAATAATAGATATATTCTTAGAAGGAGTTAAAAATAGATTAAAAGAACGAAATATATCTATTAAAGTTACAGATTTAGCAAAAGATATACTTGCAAGGGAAGGATATGACCCTATATACGGAGCTAGACCATTAAAAAGATATATAAGCAATATATTAGAAACAGAAATAGCTAAAAAGATAATATTAGGCGAAATTTATTCTGGATGTAATGTTATTGTAGATGCAGAAGATAATAAATTAAAAATATTTGCAGAATAA
- a CDS encoding GerAB/ArcD/ProY family transporter — MNKEIISSKQLQFLIFTFGLGSYLLFNIGSDAKQDAWISLIIATILCLITVSIYGKIMSYYPKKNIFEILKLELGKIIGLVLSFMFLVYIFLLGSYIFNDFIDFIKITALSRTPDPILIICIGLLSIWILQLGIQVVADWAAFLIRIILIFVILSWILLIPQMHFFNILPIIFENSSCILKEAINIWAFPMNEVIIFLSFFDCMQNDTNIKTIFFKPIIFSGIIALIFILTNISILGGNTYQISYYSGYEVAKRLRIGGEFQRIEIIVSATFTIIQFLEISYCLLGITKGFKTIFNLVTHRNMIIPLGFLMMNFTYIIFRGSLKAIQFATGLWIPYCLFMQVLLPMIILSIIWIKRKFNGDLHEEDID; from the coding sequence ATGAACAAAGAAATTATATCAAGTAAGCAATTACAATTTTTAATATTTACATTTGGATTAGGATCATATTTACTTTTTAATATAGGATCAGATGCAAAACAAGATGCATGGATAAGTTTAATTATAGCAACTATTCTATGTCTTATTACAGTAAGTATATATGGTAAGATAATGAGTTATTATCCTAAAAAGAATATATTTGAAATTTTAAAATTAGAGTTAGGAAAAATAATAGGATTAGTTTTAAGTTTTATGTTTTTAGTATATATTTTTTTACTGGGTTCCTATATTTTTAATGATTTTATAGATTTTATTAAAATAACAGCTCTTAGTAGAACTCCCGATCCTATTTTAATAATATGTATAGGATTACTTAGTATTTGGATATTACAATTAGGAATTCAAGTAGTAGCAGACTGGGCAGCTTTTCTTATAAGAATAATTTTAATTTTTGTAATTTTATCATGGATTTTATTAATTCCACAAATGCATTTTTTCAATATACTACCTATAATTTTTGAAAATTCCTCCTGTATATTAAAAGAAGCTATTAATATTTGGGCGTTCCCTATGAATGAAGTTATAATATTTTTAAGTTTTTTTGATTGTATGCAAAATGATACAAATATAAAAACAATATTTTTTAAACCAATTATTTTTAGTGGAATCATAGCACTAATATTTATTTTAACCAATATAAGTATATTAGGTGGAAATACATATCAAATTTCTTATTATTCTGGATATGAAGTTGCTAAAAGACTAAGAATTGGAGGAGAATTTCAAAGAATAGAAATAATAGTTTCTGCTACATTTACTATAATACAATTTCTTGAGATTAGCTATTGTCTGCTAGGGATTACAAAAGGTTTTAAGACAATATTTAATTTGGTAACTCATAGAAATATGATAATTCCATTAGGGTTTTTGATGATGAATTTTACATATATAATTTTTAGAGGTTCTTTAAAAGCCATACAATTTGCTACAGGATTATGGATACCATATTGTTTATTTATGCAAGTGTTATTACCAATGATAATATTAAGTATTATTTGGATAAAAAGAAAATTTAATGGTGATTTACATGAAGAGGACATTGATTAA
- a CDS encoding DMT family transporter — MNKSKGIIFMILASLSFATMNLFGKLAFTATPYQKTFISNVVASIIICCIIFYKKDSIIGKLENRKYLFLRGIMGTISIFTLYYSLDYLFLADATILTKLSPFFTIIFSFIILKENFTKSQLYFLIMAFLGSLFVIKPEFNSSIIPSLMGILSACTAGIAYTMIRILGNKESFYTIILSFTGIATLTMFPSIFINNNISIQHTLFLILGGFCFTLGQVFLTIAYKSAPASEISMFDYLGLLFAGIYGFILFKEVPDMLSIIGYFIIVAISILNILFNKINK, encoded by the coding sequence TTGAACAAAAGTAAAGGTATTATATTTATGATTCTTGCTTCATTATCATTTGCAACAATGAACTTATTTGGTAAGTTAGCTTTTACCGCTACTCCTTATCAAAAAACTTTCATTTCAAATGTTGTAGCAAGTATAATTATTTGTTGTATTATTTTTTATAAAAAAGATTCTATAATAGGTAAACTTGAAAATAGAAAATATCTATTTTTAAGAGGTATTATGGGTACAATATCCATTTTCACTCTTTACTACTCTTTGGATTATTTATTCTTAGCAGATGCTACTATTCTTACTAAACTTAGTCCATTTTTCACTATAATTTTTTCTTTTATAATCCTAAAAGAAAATTTTACAAAATCACAATTATACTTTTTAATTATGGCTTTCTTAGGAAGTCTATTTGTAATAAAACCTGAATTTAATTCTTCTATAATACCATCTTTAATGGGTATATTATCTGCTTGTACAGCTGGAATTGCCTACACTATGATAAGAATTCTTGGAAATAAAGAAAGCTTCTATACAATAATTCTTTCTTTTACAGGAATCGCTACACTTACAATGTTTCCATCTATTTTTATAAATAATAACATTAGTATTCAACATACTCTTTTTTTAATTTTAGGTGGATTTTGCTTTACCCTAGGTCAGGTTTTTTTAACAATAGCTTATAAAAGTGCTCCTGCATCTGAAATATCTATGTTTGACTATTTAGGTTTATTATTTGCAGGTATCTATGGATTTATATTATTTAAAGAAGTTCCCGATATGCTATCTATTATTGGCTATTTCATAATTGTGGCTATTTCAATTTTAAACATATTATTTAATAAAATAAACAAATAG
- a CDS encoding Ger(x)C family spore germination protein yields MKKYLRIVISVTLIVCTSFTLTGCWDYSEMTDLEYVAGVALDKDRNTKEYILTIEVLEASVSSKSIKSSILQTKGKTIHQAFRNAIKNSGKKLQLSHAKILIFSRELAAEGVTPIIDFINRDVEARNDMWVLISSMSSASQILMKSKTSDEIISYDLADAIKNCKEIGSYIPIEVFRLIDDIENECIAAMVPTVRVISQQTKSYTEIDGMCIFKSSKCIGHLSGEETTFLQLMKVRKGRKAKYVLTFEPEKSQKVTLEIMKATKKIKPRFENNNINMDVYINMDVALSELAEKGINFVAKDNREELIKKCEKDIENKCCDILKKIQYQYGTDVVGFGCSISRNNPKLWKKIKYKWNDVYKNIKTNVYVKINIKYSGLTNKNIKLGE; encoded by the coding sequence ATGAAGAAATATTTAAGAATAGTTATTTCAGTTACTTTAATAGTTTGCACATCTTTTACATTGACTGGATGTTGGGATTATTCCGAAATGACTGATTTAGAATATGTTGCAGGAGTAGCATTAGACAAAGATAGAAATACAAAAGAATATATACTTACTATAGAGGTATTAGAAGCATCGGTGAGTTCTAAATCTATAAAATCGAGTATACTTCAAACAAAGGGAAAAACTATACACCAGGCATTTAGAAATGCCATAAAAAACAGTGGAAAAAAACTACAATTATCACATGCTAAAATTCTTATTTTTAGCAGAGAACTTGCTGCCGAGGGTGTAACACCAATAATAGACTTTATTAATAGGGATGTAGAAGCAAGAAATGATATGTGGGTATTGATATCTAGTATGAGTAGTGCATCACAAATACTTATGAAGTCTAAGACAAGTGATGAAATAATATCTTATGATTTAGCAGATGCAATTAAAAATTGTAAAGAAATAGGATCCTATATTCCTATAGAAGTTTTTAGATTAATAGATGATATAGAAAATGAATGTATAGCTGCCATGGTGCCTACAGTAAGAGTAATTAGTCAACAAACTAAATCATATACAGAAATTGATGGAATGTGTATTTTTAAATCAAGTAAATGTATAGGACATTTAAGTGGAGAAGAAACTACTTTTTTACAACTAATGAAAGTTAGAAAAGGTAGAAAAGCAAAATACGTGCTTACTTTTGAACCTGAAAAATCTCAAAAGGTAACTTTAGAAATAATGAAAGCTACTAAAAAGATAAAACCAAGATTTGAAAATAACAATATAAATATGGATGTGTATATAAATATGGATGTAGCATTGTCAGAGCTTGCAGAAAAAGGAATAAATTTTGTTGCAAAAGATAATAGAGAAGAATTAATAAAAAAGTGTGAAAAAGATATAGAAAACAAATGTTGTGATATATTGAAAAAAATACAATATCAGTATGGAACGGATGTAGTTGGATTTGGATGCAGTATAAGCAGAAATAATCCTAAATTATGGAAGAAAATTAAATATAAATGGAATGATGTATATAAAAATATAAAAACTAATGTATATGTAAAAATAAATATAAAATATAGTGGTCTAACTAATAAAAATATAAAATTAGGAGAATAA
- a CDS encoding spore germination protein: MSKASENIHDKDTVTTLREEVQHYDLKKSLKDNINLFKNEIFKNDDTIVYRELRNKKCPVKFCLIFIDAMTNNKVINDSVIDKIINKEFTYKSQNIEDYIKDEVITTDNVSKTNEMEVILNGLLYGDSLLLIDGIDKALLIDTKGWQTRAISEPQAETVVRGPREGFNESISTSISLIRRRIISSNLKFEMKEIGARTKTKICIVYMDNIANPKIVEELKVRLDNIDIEGFFSSEVIKELIKDAHLSTFKTVGTTERPDVIASKLLQGRVGILCDGAPVALSVPFLFIENFQVNEDYYNNFIYASLNRLLRILAFIITIGTPGIYVAFTTFHKEMIPTKLVLSIYSAKEGVPLPTAVEAMAMLIVFEIIREAGIRLPKHVGAAVSIAGTLVLGDAAVNAKFVSAPIVIVTAITGISELVLHDMESALLVSRIIFLILASMLGLYGIIFGVMGLTIHLMSIKSFGIPYMLKLVYLNKYDIRDTAIRVPWWNMKYRTMFIAKDNIRLKKRKKQ; the protein is encoded by the coding sequence GTGTCAAAAGCCTCGGAAAATATACATGATAAAGACACTGTTACAACATTAAGAGAAGAGGTGCAACATTATGATTTAAAAAAATCTCTTAAAGATAATATAAATTTATTTAAAAATGAAATATTTAAAAATGATGATACTATAGTTTATAGAGAATTGAGAAATAAAAAATGTCCTGTAAAATTTTGTTTAATATTTATAGATGCTATGACTAACAATAAAGTTATAAATGATAGCGTAATAGATAAAATAATAAATAAAGAGTTTACATATAAATCTCAAAATATAGAGGATTATATTAAAGATGAAGTTATAACAACGGATAATGTAAGTAAAACCAATGAAATGGAAGTAATTTTAAATGGTTTATTATATGGGGATTCGTTATTACTTATTGATGGAATTGATAAAGCATTACTTATTGATACTAAGGGGTGGCAAACAAGGGCAATATCAGAGCCACAAGCTGAAACTGTTGTAAGAGGACCAAGGGAGGGATTTAATGAATCTATTAGTACTAGTATATCTTTAATTAGAAGAAGAATAATTTCTTCTAATTTAAAGTTTGAGATGAAAGAAATAGGAGCTAGGACTAAGACTAAAATTTGTATAGTTTATATGGATAATATAGCAAATCCCAAGATAGTAGAAGAACTTAAGGTAAGACTAGATAATATAGATATTGAAGGTTTTTTTTCTAGTGAGGTTATAAAGGAGTTAATAAAAGATGCACATTTATCTACATTTAAAACAGTGGGGACTACAGAAAGGCCAGATGTTATAGCATCTAAATTATTACAGGGGAGAGTGGGGATTTTATGTGATGGAGCCCCAGTAGCTTTAAGTGTACCATTTTTATTTATTGAAAATTTTCAGGTCAATGAAGATTATTATAATAATTTTATATATGCATCATTAAATAGATTATTAAGAATATTAGCTTTTATAATAACTATAGGTACTCCAGGAATTTATGTTGCATTTACAACTTTTCATAAAGAGATGATTCCAACTAAACTTGTTTTAAGTATATATTCTGCTAAAGAAGGTGTACCGTTACCAACAGCGGTAGAAGCAATGGCTATGCTTATTGTTTTTGAAATAATAAGAGAGGCTGGCATAAGGCTACCTAAACATGTAGGTGCTGCAGTAAGTATTGCAGGAACATTAGTTTTAGGAGATGCAGCTGTTAATGCTAAATTTGTAAGTGCACCAATAGTAATTGTAACTGCAATTACTGGAATATCTGAATTAGTATTACATGATATGGAATCGGCATTACTTGTTTCAAGAATAATATTTTTAATATTGGCATCTATGCTGGGTTTATACGGAATAATTTTTGGTGTTATGGGATTAACTATTCATTTGATGTCTATAAAAAGTTTTGGTATACCCTATATGTTAAAACTTGTATATTTAAACAAGTATGACATTAGAGATACAGCTATAAGAGTACCATGGTGGAATATGAAATATAGGACAATGTTTATTGCTAAGGACAATATAAGACTTAAGAAAAGGAAAAAACAATGA
- a CDS encoding GerAB/ArcD/ProY family transporter: MYKEKVSIKEFQFLIFTFGLGSYLIFNLGAKSKQDAWISSILATILCIPCVIVYGKIMNYYPGKNIFEILEIAFGKFLGSIINILLIVFAFLLGSYILNDVVYFIRVTALSNTPEFITIIVICSLGMWMLNSGIEILSAWSNFIVKIVLVFIFLTWILLVPQMQIVNMQPIFFSSFKSIIKESFTMMGFPMNQVVVFLNFCNYVKLKNEKTTYIFIQPIILSGILAFSFIITNIMILGVNDYISSYYAGYESAKRLTVGGEFQRVEIIVSATFTIMQFLQINYCLLGVGKGVEKLFNLNDYRDVLVPLVFLMINFTYIIFRSSIIALEFARDLWIIYCFFMEVILPIIILLIIFIRKKLSTDKNPYSSI, from the coding sequence ATGTATAAAGAGAAGGTGTCTATTAAAGAATTTCAATTTCTCATATTTACATTTGGATTAGGATCGTACTTAATTTTTAATCTTGGAGCAAAATCAAAACAGGATGCATGGATATCTTCAATTTTAGCTACGATTTTATGTATACCTTGTGTAATAGTGTATGGAAAAATAATGAATTATTATCCCGGAAAAAATATATTTGAAATTTTAGAAATTGCATTTGGAAAATTTTTAGGAAGTATAATTAATATTTTATTAATTGTTTTCGCTTTTTTATTAGGATCATATATTCTTAATGATGTTGTGTATTTTATTAGGGTAACAGCACTTAGTAATACTCCTGAATTTATAACAATTATAGTTATATGTTCTTTAGGAATGTGGATGTTAAATTCAGGAATAGAGATATTATCTGCATGGTCTAATTTTATAGTTAAAATTGTTTTGGTTTTTATATTTTTAACATGGATTTTATTAGTTCCTCAAATGCAAATTGTAAATATGCAACCTATTTTTTTTAGTAGTTTTAAATCAATAATAAAAGAATCATTTACTATGATGGGATTTCCAATGAATCAGGTAGTTGTATTTTTAAATTTTTGTAATTATGTAAAATTAAAAAATGAAAAGACTACATATATATTTATTCAACCTATAATTTTAAGCGGAATTTTAGCATTTAGTTTTATAATTACAAACATAATGATATTAGGGGTTAATGATTATATAAGTTCTTATTATGCAGGATATGAGTCTGCTAAAAGATTAACTGTAGGAGGAGAATTTCAAAGAGTAGAAATAATAGTTTCAGCAACATTTACTATAATGCAATTTTTGCAAATAAATTATTGCCTTTTAGGAGTAGGGAAAGGTGTTGAAAAATTGTTTAATTTAAATGATTATAGAGATGTGCTAGTACCATTAGTTTTTTTAATGATAAATTTTACATATATAATTTTTAGAAGTTCTATAATAGCACTAGAATTTGCAAGAGATTTATGGATAATTTATTGTTTCTTTATGGAAGTTATTCTTCCAATAATAATACTTTTAATTATTTTTATTAGAAAAAAGCTAAGCACTGATAAAAATCCCTATAGTTCTATATAA
- a CDS encoding arsenate reductase family protein: MNIQIFGIKKCFDTKKAERYFKERRIKYQFIDLNIKGLSKGEFQSVKKVVGLNNLINKNSKEYKKLNMEYIRTESVKEEILLNNPKLYITPIVRNGKEATIGYQPHVWEKWI; the protein is encoded by the coding sequence ATGAATATTCAAATTTTTGGAATTAAAAAATGTTTTGATACAAAAAAAGCCGAAAGATATTTTAAGGAAAGAAGAATTAAGTATCAATTTATTGACTTAAATATAAAGGGGCTTAGCAAAGGAGAGTTTCAAAGTGTTAAAAAAGTAGTAGGTTTAAATAATTTAATAAATAAGAATTCAAAGGAATATAAAAAACTTAATATGGAATATATAAGAACTGAAAGTGTAAAAGAAGAAATTTTATTAAATAATCCTAAATTATACATTACTCCTATTGTACGTAACGGTAAAGAAGCTACCATAGGATATCAACCTCATGTATGGGAAAAATGGATATAA
- a CDS encoding GerAB/ArcD/ProY family transporter — MDKESISAKQLQFFIFTFGLGSYLLFNLGSRAGKQSWLASILAVVFALPIVYVYGKIISFYPEKNFYDILGMTFGKLTAKILIIIFVFHTFLLGSYVVRDFSDFIKLTVLFDTPIVVPMICIGILSVWMLKAGIEVLSAWCHFFIRIILFIIPIVVILLLPQIDGEKILPLFDGNIRDILKGAFNLLTFPLTEVIIFLNVFNYVKPNSNMQFIFIKPIILGGVLYSILIAINIMILGANAYSEFYYPGYEAIKRLNFGGEFQRVEILVSGAFTIVQFTQINYCLLGVSKGIEKLFSLNNYRDVIVPIVILMINFAYIMFKNPMDSKEFSKGYWSIYASVIQLILPIIILIVIFIKRRNNSLEKSEN; from the coding sequence ATGGATAAAGAAAGTATATCTGCTAAACAGTTGCAATTTTTTATATTTACATTTGGATTAGGATCTTATTTATTATTTAACTTAGGTTCAAGGGCAGGAAAACAATCTTGGTTAGCATCAATTTTAGCTGTAGTCTTTGCATTGCCTATAGTATATGTGTATGGTAAAATAATAAGTTTTTATCCAGAAAAAAATTTCTATGATATTTTAGGAATGACATTTGGAAAGTTAACTGCAAAAATATTAATTATTATATTTGTTTTTCATACATTTTTATTAGGATCATATGTTGTTAGAGATTTTTCTGATTTTATTAAACTAACAGTACTTTTTGATACTCCAATAGTTGTACCCATGATTTGTATTGGAATTTTAAGTGTATGGATGTTGAAGGCTGGAATAGAAGTATTGTCAGCATGGTGTCATTTTTTTATAAGAATAATTTTATTTATTATACCAATTGTAGTAATATTATTATTACCACAAATAGATGGTGAAAAAATTTTACCACTTTTTGATGGTAATATAAGAGATATATTAAAAGGGGCATTTAATTTACTTACGTTTCCATTAACTGAGGTTATTATATTTTTAAATGTTTTTAACTATGTAAAGCCTAATTCTAATATGCAGTTTATATTTATTAAACCTATCATTTTAGGAGGAGTGTTATATTCAATACTTATAGCTATAAATATAATGATATTAGGAGCTAATGCATATTCAGAATTTTATTATCCAGGATATGAAGCTATAAAAAGATTAAATTTTGGTGGTGAATTTCAAAGAGTAGAAATACTGGTTTCGGGAGCTTTTACTATTGTACAATTTACTCAGATAAATTACTGTTTATTAGGGGTTTCCAAAGGTATTGAAAAATTATTTTCTTTAAATAATTATAGAGACGTTATAGTACCTATTGTAATACTTATGATTAATTTTGCATATATTATGTTTAAAAATCCTATGGATTCTAAAGAGTTTTCTAAAGGCTATTGGTCTATTTATGCTTCAGTTATACAATTAATTTTACCAATTATAATTTTAATTGTCATATTTATAAAACGACGAAATAATAGCTTAGAAAAAAGTGAAAATTAA